In Lacrimispora indolis DSM 755, a genomic segment contains:
- a CDS encoding response regulator transcription factor codes for MKVLLVDDEPVFRTYIKNMNLWKEGEFQLYGEAGNGDEALLFLERKAADIVILDVSMPGKNGVVLSGILSKLYPRTAIMAVSSFDDYDYVRELLKNGAHDYILKSRLSEELLLFTLKNMKARIKERSPWEIKSGLRRQASAWIWENGVSPFTSDNSRMVASIITVQHMRNDTWLRDEGILEGIGKIGEAVSTDSMDVLACVMYPGSVVLLTRFYDTVSEGEMRNQMTCNQVVIEDSVLRLYHLRIKMYQCPFFFNEESLKSFLLHKLEEAMVPEKEEAALALSLGQYKQLLSVAEKHDPDQAEQLVRMIYEDIPLNQDGRCLMVTKELLEIIQRISNEYQLKLDFLPREFMLFQYAKVKSRDTLVSNIAGLYQNVLREIREMKKAEQGFSQVVNQAIDYQNKHFHEPISLRVISDYIGVSSSYLSRIFREETDFTITEYLNNIRIERAKKLLEDNLPLKDIVYRCGFRNYGYFLRTFKEYTGLTPKEYIAQNKG; via the coding sequence ATGAAGGTATTGCTTGTTGATGATGAACCGGTTTTTCGTACTTACATAAAGAACATGAATCTTTGGAAAGAAGGAGAATTCCAGCTGTATGGGGAGGCTGGAAACGGGGATGAGGCGTTGCTTTTTTTGGAAAGAAAGGCTGCAGATATTGTGATTTTGGATGTGTCAATGCCCGGTAAAAACGGTGTGGTACTCTCCGGCATTTTGTCGAAGCTGTATCCCCGTACGGCAATTATGGCAGTGAGCAGCTTTGATGATTATGACTATGTAAGAGAGCTTTTAAAAAATGGGGCTCATGACTATATATTAAAAAGCCGTCTGTCGGAAGAATTATTGTTGTTTACTCTGAAAAATATGAAGGCAAGAATAAAAGAACGCTCGCCCTGGGAAATAAAGTCCGGCTTAAGGCGGCAGGCAAGTGCCTGGATATGGGAAAATGGAGTCAGCCCGTTTACTTCTGATAACAGCAGAATGGTGGCATCCATCATTACTGTACAGCATATGCGAAATGATACATGGCTAAGAGATGAAGGAATATTGGAAGGCATCGGGAAAATAGGGGAGGCTGTCTCGACAGACAGTATGGATGTGCTGGCCTGTGTCATGTATCCCGGCTCCGTAGTACTTTTGACCAGGTTTTATGATACGGTCTCTGAGGGGGAGATGCGAAATCAGATGACATGCAACCAGGTAGTGATTGAAGACAGTGTATTACGTCTGTATCATTTGCGCATTAAAATGTATCAATGTCCTTTCTTTTTTAATGAGGAGTCCCTTAAATCCTTTCTGCTTCACAAACTGGAGGAAGCCATGGTGCCGGAAAAGGAAGAGGCTGCACTGGCCCTTTCTCTTGGGCAATATAAGCAATTGCTGTCCGTGGCAGAGAAACATGATCCTGACCAGGCAGAACAGCTGGTTCGGATGATTTATGAAGATATTCCTTTGAATCAGGATGGAAGATGTCTGATGGTGACCAAAGAGCTTTTGGAGATCATTCAGCGGATTTCCAATGAGTATCAGTTAAAGCTGGATTTTTTACCAAGGGAATTTATGCTTTTTCAATATGCAAAGGTAAAAAGCCGTGACACCCTGGTTTCTAATATTGCAGGCTTATATCAAAATGTGCTGAGAGAAATCAGGGAAATGAAAAAAGCGGAACAAGGTTTTTCACAAGTGGTTAATCAGGCCATAGATTATCAGAACAAGCATTTCCATGAGCCAATCAGTCTCAGGGTGATATCGGATTATATTGGGGTAAGCAGTTCCTATTTAAGCCGCATTTTTCGAGAAGAGACTGATTTTACCATAACGGAATACTTAAATAACATAAGAATTGAACGTGCAAAAAAGCTGTTGGAGGATAATCTCCCTTTAAAGGATATTGTATACCGGTGCGGATTCCGCAATTACGGGTATTTTTTGCGTACCTTTAAAGAGTATACAGGCTTAACTCCAAAAGAATATATCGCCCAAAACAAAGGATAG
- a CDS encoding extracellular solute-binding protein, with translation MKRLTRMAVGIALAASLLTGCGSKNTAEDQVPSENNGDVESTGNAGNLNREGFPVVKEPITLSIYGAKDQNQAPWNEIYILKEYEKMTNIRLDYQEVPGGEGFEENKQLLFASNELPDMFVRCDFTQEQIANYGVTSGQLIPLEDLIEEYAPNLTRIFEENPLIKQAFTASDGHIYSIYQIDLSKTGLIQFKQWINQKWLKAVGKEIPTNLEEFKDVLIAFRDQDPNGNGLKDEIPLGIRDADAVYVLGGSFGLQTQMKDTYNIDESGTLHNWLGDDAFKEYLMYLNDLYKEGLLWQDYYKRDLPAWRSNLAGELFGAMYMPYSDVFINCEDSYTGYEPLTGPHGDKMWADVQNGVFAKGSFAISNTCTNPEAAIRWVDYFYGTEGDLFFAFGKEGETYDLDENGSPRFKDEILNSPEGFMTALGKITLVPGGGFPSIRTDATDHVVASQRTKDAAAVLADFLPDKVYSKPSVAIEDLDRVTAIEQDLNNYKKEAVAKFILGEWGFDKWDEYCATLEQIGIRELEQIYQKALDASK, from the coding sequence ATGAAAAGATTAACAAGAATGGCGGTTGGCATTGCCCTGGCAGCAAGCCTTTTAACAGGCTGTGGAAGCAAAAATACTGCTGAAGACCAGGTGCCCTCTGAGAACAACGGGGACGTTGAAAGTACGGGAAATGCAGGCAATTTAAACAGGGAGGGGTTTCCTGTTGTGAAGGAACCCATAACCTTAAGCATTTACGGAGCAAAGGATCAAAATCAGGCACCATGGAATGAGATCTATATCCTGAAGGAATACGAGAAGATGACCAATATCCGGCTGGATTACCAGGAGGTGCCGGGAGGGGAAGGCTTTGAGGAGAACAAGCAGCTTTTGTTTGCCTCAAATGAATTGCCGGATATGTTTGTCCGCTGTGATTTTACCCAGGAGCAGATCGCCAATTATGGAGTGACCAGCGGGCAGCTGATTCCTCTTGAGGATTTAATTGAGGAGTATGCCCCGAATCTCACCAGGATTTTTGAGGAAAACCCCTTAATTAAACAGGCTTTTACTGCATCGGATGGGCACATTTATTCCATTTATCAGATTGACTTAAGCAAGACGGGGCTGATTCAGTTTAAGCAGTGGATAAACCAGAAATGGCTGAAAGCAGTAGGAAAAGAGATTCCAACCAATCTTGAAGAGTTTAAGGATGTATTGATTGCCTTCAGGGATCAGGATCCCAATGGAAATGGTCTAAAGGATGAAATTCCCTTAGGGATCAGGGATGCGGATGCCGTTTATGTCCTGGGAGGAAGCTTTGGGCTCCAGACCCAGATGAAGGATACTTATAATATTGACGAGAGCGGAACGCTTCATAACTGGCTGGGAGATGATGCATTTAAGGAATATCTGATGTATTTAAATGACCTATATAAGGAAGGGCTTTTATGGCAGGATTATTATAAGAGAGATTTGCCCGCATGGAGAAGCAACCTTGCAGGAGAACTTTTCGGGGCAATGTACATGCCATATTCAGATGTATTCATTAACTGTGAGGACAGTTATACAGGGTATGAGCCTCTTACCGGCCCTCATGGAGATAAGATGTGGGCAGACGTACAAAACGGTGTGTTTGCCAAGGGAAGCTTTGCAATCAGCAATACCTGCACCAATCCGGAAGCTGCGATCCGCTGGGTGGATTATTTCTATGGAACGGAAGGGGATTTATTTTTTGCCTTTGGGAAAGAAGGAGAGACATATGATTTAGACGAAAATGGTTCTCCGCGGTTTAAAGACGAGATTTTAAACAGCCCGGAAGGGTTTATGACAGCCCTTGGCAAGATCACCCTGGTACCGGGAGGAGGTTTCCCATCCATACGCACGGATGCCACGGACCATGTAGTGGCAAGCCAGAGAACAAAAGATGCGGCGGCTGTTCTTGCGGATTTCCTTCCTGATAAGGTATATTCCAAGCCCTCAGTTGCCATAGAGGATTTAGACAGGGTAACAGCCATTGAGCAGGACTTGAACAACTATAAAAAGGAAGCAGTGGCAAAGTTCATTCTGGGTGAATGGGGCTTTGACAAATGGGATGAATACTGCGCTACCCTGGAGCAGATCGGTATCAGGGAGCTGGAGCAAATTTACCAGAAAGCACTTGATGCGTCAAAATAA
- a CDS encoding ABC transporter permease, giving the protein MKAGSNKLLKDIRKNMGLYILLAIPVIWYIVFKYIPMYGLQIAFRRFNPTLGIMKSPWVGFTYFEQFFNSYYFRDVLFNTVSLSVFTLFVGFPAPIFLALVINEIKNTRLKKAVQNITYMPNFLSVVVIVSMLALFSNKEYGLFNQITGFFGIGPVDYMSKPTAFQPLYVFSNVWQYMGFNAIIYIAALTSVDPQLYEAASIDGASRFQKIIHISIPAIMGTILILLIMRIGSIMDVGFEKVLIMQRDVTLSVSEVISTFIYKNGIQKGQFSYSTAVGIFNSVINFLLLVGANMISKKTAKTGLW; this is encoded by the coding sequence ATGAAGGCAGGATCTAATAAATTGCTGAAGGATATCCGGAAAAACATGGGGCTGTACATACTCCTGGCAATCCCTGTAATCTGGTATATCGTGTTTAAATATATTCCCATGTATGGACTTCAGATCGCTTTTCGCAGGTTCAACCCGACTTTGGGAATTATGAAAAGTCCGTGGGTGGGGTTCACTTACTTTGAACAGTTTTTTAATTCTTATTATTTTAGGGATGTGCTGTTTAATACGGTTTCCTTAAGTGTATTTACTCTTTTTGTTGGATTTCCGGCGCCGATTTTTTTGGCGCTGGTTATCAACGAAATTAAAAACACCCGCTTAAAAAAGGCAGTACAAAATATCACTTATATGCCGAACTTTTTGTCAGTGGTCGTAATTGTCAGCATGCTGGCCTTGTTTTCCAATAAAGAATATGGATTATTTAATCAGATAACCGGTTTCTTCGGAATAGGGCCGGTGGATTATATGTCAAAGCCCACGGCGTTTCAGCCTCTTTATGTGTTTTCCAATGTGTGGCAATACATGGGATTTAATGCAATAATTTATATTGCGGCGCTGACTTCCGTGGATCCCCAGCTGTACGAGGCGGCTTCCATTGACGGAGCTTCCAGATTTCAAAAGATCATACATATTTCAATTCCTGCAATTATGGGAACCATTCTCATTCTTTTAATAATGAGGATCGGAAGCATTATGGACGTAGGCTTTGAGAAGGTATTGATCATGCAGAGGGATGTGACCCTGTCTGTCAGTGAGGTGATTTCCACCTTCATTTATAAGAACGGAATACAAAAAGGCCAGTTCAGCTATAGTACGGCGGTTGGTATCTTTAACTCTGTCATTAATTTTTTGCTGCTGGTCGGGGCAAACATGATCAGCAAAAAGACCGCAAAAACAGGACTTTGGTAA
- a CDS encoding carbohydrate ABC transporter permease yields the protein MKKISEALHSDRLFDWVITLIAMIVILIVLIPLIFVMAASFSDPDMVIRGKVFLIPKGITTKAYTMVFENKDIWRGFANSLFYTAAGTLISVTLTVLAAYPLSRKGLPGRNLLMMGILFTMYFSGGMVPTYLLVRDLGMYNTVWAVLVPAALSTYNLIVAKTFFENSIPEELYESAYLDGCGNIQMLFKIVLPLSKAILAVLVLYYAVGIWNSYFDALIYLKDTAKHPLQIVLRNILLLGQTEQMGTNDVGMAEKIKMAEAIKYSAIVVSSIPMILIYPFIQKHFVKGVMIGAVKG from the coding sequence ATGAAAAAAATATCAGAAGCTCTTCACAGCGACCGGCTGTTTGACTGGGTGATAACCCTGATCGCAATGATTGTAATATTGATCGTGCTGATCCCCTTGATATTCGTGATGGCAGCCTCCTTTTCTGACCCGGATATGGTGATTCGGGGAAAGGTATTCCTCATCCCTAAGGGAATAACAACAAAGGCATATACCATGGTTTTTGAAAACAAGGATATATGGAGGGGATTTGCCAACTCTTTGTTTTACACTGCTGCCGGAACCCTGATCAGTGTTACGCTGACTGTTCTGGCAGCCTACCCGCTTTCCAGAAAAGGGCTGCCGGGAAGAAACTTACTCATGATGGGAATTTTGTTTACCATGTATTTCAGCGGGGGAATGGTGCCCACTTATCTTCTTGTCAGAGATTTGGGTATGTATAATACGGTATGGGCAGTTTTAGTTCCTGCGGCTCTGTCCACCTATAATTTAATTGTGGCAAAGACATTTTTTGAAAACAGCATACCCGAGGAGCTGTACGAGTCGGCTTATTTAGACGGCTGCGGGAACATTCAAATGCTGTTTAAAATCGTGCTGCCTTTAAGCAAGGCCATACTGGCGGTTTTGGTTTTGTACTATGCGGTAGGAATCTGGAATTCTTATTTTGATGCATTGATTTATCTAAAGGACACCGCCAAACATCCTCTGCAGATTGTTCTTCGCAATATACTTCTTTTGGGGCAGACAGAGCAAATGGGCACAAATGATGTGGGAATGGCGGAAAAAATCAAAATGGCAGAGGCAATCAAATATTCTGCCATTGTGGTTTCCAGCATACCGATGATTCTCATTTATCCCTTTATTCAGAAACATTTTGTTAAGGGAGTAATGATTGGTGCGGTGAAAGGATAG
- a CDS encoding sulfatase-like hydrolase/transferase, whose amino-acid sequence MEKKPNIIIVMTDQQRWDLRKSRGYELDTMPFLDQWAKGGVDFDRAYTPNPTCMPARVSMFTGRYSQCHQVRTNHNAVDALYTEDLMDVLKSCGYRMALCGKNHSHRKNEEFDYYETCGHLGNEGEINTTPAQKEFAKFLIDTKHMETHVPSPQGVEVQHPYRNVSSIFRFIDETEENQPFFAWLSFAEPHNPYQVPEPYFNMFPPESLPELAAGAAELEGKGPRFVWLRKVWEQVLGSDIDKRILRARSNYHGMLRLIDDQFKRLITGLRERDLEKDTIVIFVSDHGDFAGEYGLIRKGPDLPDGLAHIPMIWRGPGIPAHGRRNTEFVNLIDVLPTICNLLEVDIPLGCQGKSLLPVLKDEEIPKQEFDTAYAESGYSGLFWNEADELTLPQEGAVPKNWEAFDCLNTWTQCGQVRALWKGDYHIQLNMMGEGYLYNLKNDPHECRNLWEDGDSQGIKTELLIQLSAAMMKASDPLPVPHNRYRTKLHPKGYWNQSYISPDTGVRPMKAIGSRGNI is encoded by the coding sequence ATGGAAAAGAAACCTAATATAATTATTGTTATGACTGACCAGCAGCGCTGGGATCTGCGAAAAAGCAGAGGATATGAATTGGACACCATGCCCTTTTTGGATCAATGGGCAAAGGGCGGGGTGGATTTTGACCGGGCTTATACACCAAATCCTACCTGTATGCCGGCCAGGGTCAGTATGTTTACCGGCCGCTACAGCCAGTGCCACCAGGTGCGCACCAATCATAATGCGGTTGATGCCTTATATACTGAGGATCTCATGGATGTTCTTAAATCCTGCGGATACCGGATGGCGCTGTGCGGGAAAAATCATTCCCACAGAAAGAACGAGGAGTTTGATTACTATGAAACATGCGGCCATCTGGGAAATGAGGGAGAAATAAATACAACACCTGCCCAAAAGGAGTTCGCAAAGTTTTTAATTGATACAAAGCATATGGAAACACATGTCCCTTCCCCTCAGGGGGTGGAGGTGCAGCATCCATATAGAAATGTATCTTCCATATTCCGTTTTATTGACGAGACGGAGGAGAATCAGCCGTTTTTTGCCTGGCTGTCATTTGCAGAGCCTCATAATCCTTATCAGGTGCCTGAACCGTATTTTAATATGTTCCCACCTGAAAGTCTTCCTGAACTGGCTGCAGGCGCAGCGGAATTAGAAGGCAAAGGACCACGTTTTGTCTGGCTTCGCAAGGTATGGGAACAGGTTTTAGGATCAGACATTGACAAACGTATCCTGCGGGCGCGTTCTAACTATCACGGGATGCTAAGGCTTATTGATGACCAGTTTAAACGGCTGATTACCGGGCTTAGGGAAAGAGATTTAGAAAAAGACACGATTGTTATTTTTGTATCAGACCACGGGGACTTTGCCGGTGAATATGGTCTGATCCGCAAAGGGCCGGATCTGCCGGATGGATTGGCCCATATCCCTATGATCTGGAGAGGACCGGGGATCCCGGCACATGGGAGGAGAAATACAGAGTTTGTAAATTTAATTGATGTTCTTCCTACCATCTGTAATCTGCTGGAGGTGGATATACCTCTTGGCTGCCAGGGGAAAAGCTTGTTACCCGTACTAAAGGATGAGGAGATTCCAAAACAGGAATTTGATACAGCCTATGCAGAAAGCGGGTATTCCGGCCTGTTCTGGAATGAGGCGGATGAACTGACCCTGCCCCAGGAGGGAGCAGTTCCCAAGAACTGGGAAGCCTTTGACTGCCTAAATACCTGGACCCAATGCGGACAGGTGAGGGCATTGTGGAAGGGAGATTACCACATTCAGCTGAATATGATGGGAGAGGGATATTTATACAACTTAAAGAACGATCCCCATGAATGCAGGAACTTATGGGAGGATGGGGACAGCCAAGGCATAAAAACGGAGCTTCTAATCCAGCTTTCAGCTGCAATGATGAAGGCCTCGGATCCTCTTCCTGTGCCTCATAACCGCTATCGGACAAAGCTTCATCCAAAAGGGTACTGGAATCAAAGCTATATTTCTCCGGATACCGGAGTACGCCCCATGAAAGCAATCGGCAGCAGGGGAAACATATAA
- a CDS encoding glycoside hydrolase family 2 protein, producing the protein MLEREYYPRPDFIRKDWISLDGEWDFSFDKDSFDRKIMVPFCYQSQMSGIGETEDHEIVWYRKTFHADFEKIKGRRLLLKFGAVDYEAFVYVNGCLAGIHKGGSTPFEVDITDYVKEEKTVLTVKVRDGKEADKPRGKQSWTGELFGCWYTPTTGIWQSVWLEYAGDTHITRVKITPRLEEQEALCEVFLSDNRKLEAEIEVTVDSVSLGEKVWLGRQTILCENGYGKCVIAFPDWDIRRHYIIWSPKEPNLVDVEVRLKDQQTIDRVSTYFGMRSVEIRKGKVYLNGEELYQRLVLDQGYWPDSLLTPPDGEAIKKDVRLTKEMGFNGARKHQKIDDPRYYYWADRLGLLVWGELPSCYLYNDRTVYHSVNEMMEFIDRDFNHPCMITWVPVNESWGIRNVRTSLQQQNFSNAMIYLIKALDPTRIVSGNDGWEQTEHTDILAIHDYLLQPHNLDKYDDFAAVIEGRAETRAVLAEGQTYQGQPVLVTEYGGIAFDNGEGGWGYYNKVQGEDDFLARLEPVTGFLINSGRFAGYCYTQMTDVMQEVNGLLYPDRTPKVGIEKLKKIFGRE; encoded by the coding sequence ATGTTGGAAAGAGAATATTACCCCAGGCCGGATTTTATCCGCAAGGACTGGATCAGCCTGGACGGGGAATGGGATTTTTCCTTTGACAAGGATTCCTTTGACAGAAAAATCATGGTTCCTTTTTGCTATCAATCTCAAATGAGCGGAATCGGTGAGACGGAAGATCATGAAATCGTATGGTACCGGAAAACCTTTCATGCTGATTTTGAGAAAATAAAGGGAAGGCGTCTGCTGCTTAAATTCGGAGCGGTGGATTATGAAGCCTTTGTTTATGTAAATGGCTGTTTAGCCGGAATCCACAAAGGGGGAAGTACTCCTTTTGAAGTAGATATCACGGACTATGTGAAAGAAGAAAAAACGGTTTTAACGGTTAAAGTCCGGGATGGGAAAGAGGCTGATAAGCCCAGGGGCAAGCAGAGCTGGACAGGTGAGCTTTTTGGGTGCTGGTATACACCTACAACAGGGATCTGGCAGTCGGTATGGCTGGAATATGCCGGTGATACCCACATAACGAGAGTTAAGATCACTCCCCGCCTGGAAGAGCAGGAAGCACTCTGTGAAGTCTTTCTATCTGACAACAGGAAACTGGAGGCAGAAATTGAAGTAACAGTGGATTCCGTTTCATTGGGAGAAAAGGTCTGGCTGGGAAGGCAGACGATCCTGTGTGAAAACGGATACGGAAAATGTGTCATTGCTTTTCCGGACTGGGATATCAGACGGCACTACATCATCTGGAGCCCAAAAGAACCAAATCTGGTTGACGTGGAGGTAAGGCTTAAGGATCAGCAGACCATTGACCGGGTCAGCACCTATTTCGGCATGCGTTCCGTGGAAATAAGAAAGGGAAAAGTCTACTTAAATGGAGAAGAACTGTACCAGCGTCTGGTTTTAGACCAGGGGTACTGGCCGGATTCCCTTCTGACACCTCCTGATGGAGAAGCCATAAAAAAGGATGTGCGACTCACAAAAGAAATGGGATTTAACGGTGCAAGAAAGCATCAGAAAATTGATGATCCCAGATATTATTATTGGGCGGACAGACTTGGCCTGCTGGTGTGGGGTGAGCTGCCCAGCTGCTACCTTTATAATGACAGAACCGTGTATCATTCGGTAAACGAAATGATGGAATTCATTGACCGGGATTTTAACCATCCCTGTATGATTACCTGGGTGCCTGTCAATGAAAGCTGGGGAATCCGCAATGTGCGGACCAGCCTTCAGCAGCAGAACTTTTCAAATGCAATGATATATCTGATTAAAGCTCTGGATCCAACCAGAATAGTAAGCGGAAATGACGGTTGGGAACAAACAGAGCATACCGATATTTTGGCAATTCACGATTACCTGCTGCAGCCTCACAACCTGGATAAGTACGATGACTTTGCAGCGGTTATTGAAGGAAGAGCTGAAACCAGGGCTGTTCTGGCAGAGGGACAAACCTATCAGGGGCAGCCGGTGCTGGTGACGGAGTATGGCGGTATTGCTTTTGACAACGGTGAAGGGGGCTGGGGGTATTATAACAAGGTACAGGGAGAAGATGATTTCCTTGCCCGCCTGGAGCCTGTTACCGGTTTTTTAATAAACAGCGGAAGGTTTGCCGGATACTGTTATACTCAGATGACTGATGTGATGCAGGAGGTAAATGGCCTTTTGTATCCGGACAGAACACCAAAAGTTGGGATTGAAAAGCTGAAAAAGATATTTGGAAGAGAATGA
- a CDS encoding adenosylcobinamide-GDP ribazoletransferase: MNLFGSFVIAFSMYSRVPMPQLEWTKERMKYVMCFFPLTGAVIGLLNVSVVFGCNALGFRHFGQILPVVIPILVTGGIHMDGFLDVVDARSSHGERKKKLEILKDPHTGAFAIIGCGVYMVLYLAAFLEMRPAMIPVYCITFVVTRALSGLSVVTFPMAKESGLAASFSGAAGKRAVAVVMVLYLAAAEWGIWYLGGMIPAVATLLISLLIYWYYYAMARREFGGITGDLAGYFLQICELALVAGLAVVSHLVTL; encoded by the coding sequence ATGAATCTTTTTGGCAGCTTTGTTATTGCGTTTTCCATGTACTCCCGTGTTCCAATGCCCCAACTGGAATGGACAAAGGAGCGGATGAAATATGTTATGTGTTTTTTCCCACTTACCGGAGCAGTTATCGGCCTGCTGAACGTTTCAGTTGTTTTTGGCTGCAATGCTCTTGGTTTTCGTCATTTCGGACAAATACTTCCTGTGGTAATTCCTATCCTGGTTACTGGAGGCATCCATATGGATGGATTTCTGGATGTGGTAGATGCCAGATCTTCTCATGGGGAGAGGAAGAAAAAGCTTGAAATATTAAAAGATCCTCATACAGGAGCGTTTGCCATCATCGGCTGCGGTGTATACATGGTTCTTTATCTGGCCGCCTTTTTGGAAATGCGTCCGGCCATGATACCGGTCTATTGCATAACCTTTGTGGTTACAAGGGCCTTAAGCGGCCTGTCTGTTGTCACATTTCCCATGGCAAAGGAAAGCGGGCTGGCGGCCTCCTTTTCCGGAGCGGCTGGGAAGAGGGCAGTGGCTGTTGTGATGGTTTTGTATCTGGCAGCGGCGGAGTGGGGAATCTGGTATCTGGGAGGAATGATTCCTGCCGTTGCAACCCTTTTGATCTCTCTTCTTATTTATTGGTATTATTATGCCATGGCAAGGCGGGAGTTTGGAGGGATCACCGGCGATCTGGCGGGATATTTTCTGCAGATATGCGAACTGGCCCTTGTGGCAGGACTGGCTGTTGTATCCCATCTGGTAACACTGTAA
- a CDS encoding bifunctional adenosylcobinamide kinase/adenosylcobinamide-phosphate guanylyltransferase has protein sequence MILIVGGAWQGKLAFAVGLAKKAYPPDSPAFKNEKKEEYEIAEGSRDSFEAAMKCRIIHGLHEYIRRLLKEGKSVDDFLSAVLQQNPHVIITSNELGCGIVPMDPGDRQWREVSGRASVRLARTSGEVYRMVCGIASRIK, from the coding sequence ATGATATTGATTGTAGGCGGAGCTTGGCAGGGAAAGCTGGCCTTTGCCGTGGGGCTGGCAAAGAAAGCATATCCCCCTGATTCACCGGCGTTTAAAAATGAGAAAAAGGAAGAGTATGAGATCGCAGAAGGCAGCAGGGACAGCTTTGAAGCTGCCATGAAGTGCCGGATCATCCACGGTCTTCATGAGTATATAAGACGGCTTTTAAAAGAAGGAAAAAGCGTTGATGACTTTCTTTCAGCGGTCCTGCAGCAAAATCCCCATGTTATTATTACCTCCAATGAACTGGGCTGCGGCATCGTGCCCATGGATCCGGGGGACAGGCAGTGGAGAGAAGTGTCGGGAAGGGCGTCTGTAAGATTAGCCCGGACCTCAGGAGAGGTTTACCGCATGGTATGCGGAATTGCGTCTCGGATCAAATAG
- the cbiB gene encoding adenosylcobinamide-phosphate synthase CbiB has product MIRLHLAAVLAGCFLDLCFGDPRFLWHPVCGIGSLISWLEKKLRKRFPKGETGERRAGLCLVILVLLVTGALSGAILWTAYFLSPYAGFLIESVMCGQMMAWRSLREESMKVYKAFFSGDAEGARTAVSMIVGRDTKNLSEEGITKAAVETVAENTSDGIIAPLLSMALFGGVGVFLYKAVNTMDSMVGYKNERYLWFGRAAARLDDICNFIPARLSAALMIGAGYVCQLLYGFKGKENPYSGRNGLRIFKRDRFNHKSPNSAQTEAVCAGALQIQLAGNAYYFGKLYEKPTIGDPVRPVEYQDIPRANYLMTVTYVLGLIPVFLMFLMAF; this is encoded by the coding sequence ATGATAAGATTACATTTAGCAGCAGTGCTGGCCGGATGCTTTCTGGATTTATGCTTTGGAGATCCCCGTTTCCTTTGGCATCCGGTTTGCGGGATTGGCTCGCTCATAAGCTGGCTGGAGAAAAAACTAAGGAAAAGATTTCCCAAGGGAGAAACAGGGGAAAGGAGAGCCGGTTTATGTCTGGTGATTCTTGTGCTTTTGGTAACAGGTGCCCTGTCCGGGGCAATTCTGTGGACCGCTTATTTCCTCTCTCCCTATGCCGGATTTCTTATAGAAAGCGTGATGTGCGGCCAGATGATGGCATGGCGTTCCCTGCGGGAGGAAAGCATGAAGGTCTATAAGGCGTTTTTCAGTGGAGATGCGGAAGGGGCCAGAACGGCCGTATCCATGATTGTAGGCCGTGATACAAAAAACTTGTCAGAAGAGGGGATCACAAAGGCAGCGGTGGAAACCGTGGCGGAAAACACTTCAGATGGAATCATTGCGCCTTTGCTCTCCATGGCTCTCTTTGGAGGCGTGGGAGTGTTTTTATATAAGGCGGTAAATACCATGGATTCCATGGTAGGCTATAAAAATGAACGGTATCTCTGGTTTGGGAGGGCAGCGGCCAGGCTTGATGATATCTGTAATTTCATACCGGCCCGGTTATCCGCGGCCCTTATGATAGGAGCAGGGTATGTGTGTCAGCTTTTATATGGATTCAAGGGAAAAGAAAACCCTTACAGCGGCAGGAACGGCCTTAGGATCTTTAAACGGGATCGGTTCAACCACAAAAGTCCTAATTCAGCCCAGACAGAAGCGGTCTGTGCAGGAGCATTGCAGATCCAGCTGGCGGGAAATGCTTATTATTTTGGAAAGCTATATGAAAAGCCTACCATTGGAGATCCGGTAAGGCCGGTAGAATACCAGGATATCCCCAGGGCTAATTACCTGATGACCGTTACCTATGTGTTAGGGCTGATCCCTGTATTTCTGATGTTCCTCATGGCATTTTAA